ACCAAAAGGTAGTCTGGTGTCATGTTCCAGACAGTGGAGTCATGGTTGAATCTCTGCCTTTGTTATGTGCCTTTGTTATATGACCCTGAGCAAGTCATGCCTTTCTTCAAGCCTCTGTGAATgggttaaaattaaataaaattcaaaattcagtttctccatcaaactagccacatttcaagtgttcagtagccacatgtggctaacgGCTGCCACACTGGACAATGCCAAATGGGACCATTTCTGTTATTGCATAAAGTTCTTTTACACAGAGCTGGTCTAGACTCCAGACACTGCTCTGGCCACTGCACCTAGGAATTgatggggtcgggggaggggggCGATCTTGCAGTAAATTCCCCACATGGCCAGAGACTTGGGAAGTCAAGGATTGGGGTGCAGAGGAAAGGCAGTGGGTGGGGAAGGGCTCTGACAGTCCCCTTTCCTGGCCCGGCAGATTCTGACCATGTACCACAAGTCCTCAGAGTCCTGGGAGGACAACTGCAACCTGTACCACCTGAATGCAACTCTCCACAGTGTCTTAGAAGGTAAGCCTGGTGTGGCTACAGGAGGAGCTTTACAGGGTAGAGTTTTAGGAGAAGAAGTTGGAAAGGTGATGGGGGAAGATGGTGTAGGGACTTGTTAGCCACAGTgaggactttggcttttgttcTGAGTAAGGTGGGGCATGGAAGGTTCCAAACAGAGGAGGGACGTGACCTAGCACAGGTTTGCACAGGCTCCCTCTGATCTGACCACTCTAGAAGGTAAGGGTGGGAGCCAGGTTACCAGGAAGGATGTGACTGCATTGGTCCTGCAGGAGATGATGGAGGCCGAGCCAGATTAGGGACTCTAGAGACTATCAGATATTagcgggccaggcacagtggctcatgcctgctatctaacactttgggaggctgaggcaggaggatcgcttgagctcaggaattcaagaccagcccgggtagcatagtgagaccccatctctacaaaaaattggttgggcatggtgatgcatgcctgtggttccagctactcaggaagttgaggtgggaggatcacttgagcccaggaggtggaggctgcagtgaaccatgattgcgccattatactctagcctgggcaacagagtgagaccctctttcaaaagaaaaatatcagagaaATAGTTGGATTCCACAGTTCCCAGCCTGGGGCACCAAGAAGGAGAGAGGACTATTGGGAGTTCACTGTAGGAGTAAGAAAAACAACCCTCACCAGTTCCATGAATTTTAGGGACTAAACATTGCCAAGGTTTTGGTTGTTGCTTgatttcttaataataataacaataatagtaatagttacaaagcacaggccgggcgcggtggctcaagcctgtaatcccagcactttgggaggccgagacgggcagatcacgaggtcaggagttcgagaccatcctggcaaacacggtgaaacctcgtctctactaaaaaatacaaaaactagccgggcgaggtggtggcgcctgtagtcccagctactcgggaggctgaggcaggagaatggcgtgaacccgggaggcggagcttgcagtgagctgagatccggccactgcactccagcctgggtgacagagtgagactccgtctcaaaaaaaaaaaaaaaaaaaatagttacaaagCACCGATCAGGCACCATGCTGAGGGCTTTACTTATATTAACTTacttaatcctcaccacaaccctATTGGGTTGGGAACATTATGATCCCCCCTTATGGATGAGTAAaccaaagcacagagaagttaagcaacttgctcaaagtcacacagcagaggcaggatttgaatccaagaAGCTGGCTCCAGAGACTGTGCACTTGATCACTGTGCTCCCCAGCCTCTAAACTGCTGCCTTCtctctgcagaaaataaaaagggagatGAGACCTTTCGGCTCAGGATGGAAACAAGGTCAGGGCACCAGGATCTTGAACTGGGCGGGAGGAAGCTCTCGCTTTCTGCTATCCAGATTCCTTAGCGGCCTTCCTTGTGTACTGAGTGGACAGTGGGAACCAGCCAAGCTTACCTCTCCATGTCTGTCCCCCATTCTGTCCCTGCCTCCTGCCATGTCTGCATGTCCTCAGATGACAGGCTCTACCTCAGATGACAGGCTCTACCTCAGCTGACATGCTCCGTGACTCAGATGCCCAGAGCTGGCTCCAAGCCCTGAAGCTGTCCCCGTGGTTCTCATTTGCTCCAGACACCCCAGCTCCCACCCCAGTCCTGCCCTGTCCATACCTCCCTTGCCCAAGTTTGCTTCAGATAGAAACATTAGTGGGCACCTACTCTGTGACAGGCCCTGTTCTTGGAGCTAGGGACCCAGCTATGAGCAAGGCAGCCTCTCCCTGCCTGGCGAAGCCCACAGTCTATCAGGAGAGACAGACAATCATCAAATTATCATACAGAACCAATATTAAATGGCAAATGTGATTTCATGTGGCAAAGGAGAGGTTTACAGAGCCATGGGAGGCAAATCAGAGAATGAtctgggcctggcgtggtggctcatgcctataatcccagcactttgggaagctgagaggatcacttgaccccaggagtttgaggccagccagggcaacacagaaagacttcatctcttaaaaataaataaataaataaataaataaataataaaaatttaaaaattagctaggagtgggggtgcatgtctatagtctcagctactcatgagcctgagacaggagaatcacttgagcccaggaagctgaggctacagtgagccaggattgaaccactgtgctccagcctgggtgaccctgtctcaaaaaaaaagaatgatctgGTGTGTGGGGTGTAGGTtggggaaggcttcccagagggaAGATACATCCCAGAGGGAGTGATACATCAGCTGAGATGGAAAACATGAGAGGTGTTTCAGGCGAAGAGGCAGGGGCGAAGATTCCAGGCTGAGTGaaaagcatgtgcaaaggcccgaTGGCAGGAGAGGGAACAAGGCTAACGGTGATCaaatggaggctgaggtgggaggatgtgaCGTGGAAGGGTGTCAGGATTGAGGCAAGGCATTTGGTAATTGAAGCAAGGAGGCGAGGTAGTCAGATTTCTGCTTGCTAAAGATCTGTGTTGTGAGTGGCAAAGGGGATATGGGGAGACCTGGGAGGAGGCTACTGCACTAGTCCAAGCCAGAGACAATAGCAGTCggggggatggagagagagacGGGAGGACAGTGGGGGAAGACTGGGGCTGTGAACTTCCAGGTTCCAGAACAATCGAGAGGCCACAATGACCATCATGGAGGTCTCCCTGCTCACTGGCTTCTACCCCAACCAGGATGACCTCAAACAGGTAACGCAGACCCCACCTACAGGTTTCCTCAGCAACTTTCCCCATACTTCCCACATGGGTGCAGGGCAGTGTCTATTCAAATCAAGGCTCCTGGGTTAATGCCCCATCGTCGCTTCTGGATGACTCCCTGCATGGCCTCAACCAAATCTTTTCCCTGcttgggactcagtttcctctaCCGTGAGGTTGACTGGACAAAGGCTGGAGCTCTAGGGCTAGGGGCCTTGGAAATGTCAGCCACCCTCCAGTCTCCACTCTCTGCCCCAGCTCACGAGTGATGTGGAGAGGTACGCCTTTCAGTACGAAACCAAGACAAGTACCAGTGACAGCACCGTTGTCCTCTACCTGGAAAAGGTGAGAGGGGCTGGGTGCCCTCCGCCAGAGATGTGTGGGCACCCCGGGGGCTGGAGAACCCAAGGTCAGTCCCCTGGGTGGGTTTTGCAGAGAGCCAGGCCCTCTGAGGTCAGCTCCTCTGGTTGTGATTCCTGTGGTCAAGGTCACATGGTCTGTGGTCATGGCCAATGCCAACAGCCAAGGCCTCGTAGTCAGTGCCACAAGGTCAGTGCCCCACAGTCAGTGGCCCTGGTCGGCTCAGACAGGACTCTGTTCTCTCCAGCTCTCCCATGAGAAAAACACGGTGCTGGGCTTTCGGGTTCACAGGATGCTGCAGGCGGAGTTCCTGCAGGCCGCCCTGGTCACTATCTACGACTACTACGAGCCTTGTAAGGAGGGGTCCCGTGCATGGGGATGAGGCCTGCAAAAGACAGGGCCAGGTGCCAGGCGATGAGAGACTGGGAATTACCAAAAGGGGGCTGGGTCTGGGTGGACATAAGGGGCGTGGTCTTATTGGAGTGACCTTCGTGGGTGGGAACAGGAAGGAGATGGGGCAAAGTTGAAAGGGGACTGGGCGTGGCCTGCTGGGAATTGGTGGGGAAGGGGCAGGCTCTTTTGAGTGGGCGTGGCCTGTCGACAGAGGTGGCTGGCCAGGGCCCTTCAACGTGAGGTTTGCAGTGGGCAGGGCCAGGAAGAGGGGAAGGTCTGGGAGGACCTGGAAGGCACAGCCCAGTGACaaggagaggcaggagggagcCTGGACTTTGGAGGATGGGGAAGACAAGACCAGGGCCCAGAGCAGGTGAAGACTAGGCCAGGTAGGCACTGAACCCCCAGGAACACTGGCCAAGACAATGCACCCCACTCAACCCCTGCACCCTCCATCCACAGCCCAGAGGTGCAGCACTTTCTACAACCTGCCTACAGAGCAATCTTCCCTGCGAAAGATCTGCCACAAAGACGTCTGCAGATGTGCAGAGGGTGAGATGTGCCGAGGGTGAGCCCCATGCCGCCAGGCTGGGGCTGCCAGGTTGTGGGGGGTGGATCCAGGAGCCTCCTCCTGGATGTAGTCTGGCCTAAGTttagacagaaagagaaagagacagaggcaaagagagacagaaagaaggcacagagagacaaagcttgtcacacacacacactcgcactGCCAAGGATCAAATGAcattgagacagagagaaagacacaAAGCGACAAAGACAGGAGAAATAGACAAGAAAGTGACCAAAAAGAGAGACAgacgctgggcatggtggcttatgcctgtaatcccagcactttgggaggaggatggcttgaggccaggagttccagatcagcctgggcaacagagtgagaccccatctctacaaaaaaataaaaaaaaaaaaaaattaaccaggagtggtggtaagtacctgtagccccagctacttgggcggctgaggcaggagaatcacttgaacccaggagttggaggctgtagtgagctatgcttatgccactgcactccggccacGGTGATACAACAAGACCTTCtctcaaaaataaactttaaaaagccGGGctcagtggtttacacctgtaatcccagcattttgggagccaaggtgggtggatcacttgaggtcaggagttcaagaccggcctggtcaacatggtgaaattccatctctactgaaaatacaaaacttagctaagcatgttggtgcatgcctgtagtcccagttacttgggagaccgaggtacgagaattgcttgaacctgggaggtggaggctgcagtgagctgagatcataccactgcaatccagcctgggcaacacagcgagactctgtctcaaaaaaataaataaataaataggccaagtatgatggctcacacctgttgtcccaacactttgggaggccaaggtgagaggattgcttcggcctaggaatttgagaccagccggggcaacatagtgagacttcatgtcttaaaaaataataataataatgagagagagaaggaaaagaaaggaaggaggaaggaaaaagaaaaagaaagagagacagagagagagcccCACAGACTAGAAGGGCCAGATCCAGAGACCCAGGCCTGGGGgctgaagggagggagggtgggggctTAATAGGAGGAAGTCCCCTGTCCCAGTGCAGCCAGTGCAGCCGCTCACCTGACCCTGCAGGACAGTGCCCATCCCTGCAGAAGCCCAGTGTCCaattgaggcaggaggagctcCAGACAACAGCATGTGAGGCAGGCGTGGATTTTGGTGAGTGTGGGGAGCCGCAGGGGACAGGCAGAGCCCACTTGCAGGCCGAATGCCAACACGACACCCTtctgccctcccccttccccagtgTACAAGACAAAGCTGGAATCTGTGGAGGTCTCTGCCTCCAACTCTTATGTCTATTACAACATGCAGCTGGAAGACATCATTAAGAGTGGTATGTTCCAGGTGACAAAGGAAGAATCTCA
This Rhinopithecus roxellana isolate Shanxi Qingling chromosome 8, ASM756505v1, whole genome shotgun sequence DNA region includes the following protein-coding sequences:
- the LOC104670520 gene encoding complement C3-like, coding for MLQAEFLQAALVTIYDYYEPSQRCSTFYNLPTEQSSLRKICHKDVCRCAEGQCPSLQKPSVQLRQEELQTTACEAGVDFVYKTKLESVEVSASNSYVYYNMQLEDIIKSDTDPATPLAMKKFVSHATCHDSLGLQEQESYLIMGQTSDLWRIKSEYSYVLGRETFLMLWPADGDASKKELRKQLEEFSEYMRTHGCES